The genomic interval AAAACGAGTTTAACCCCTTCTTCCCATTTTTTAAATTTAAATGGCCCTGTTCCTATAGGATGTGAACGGAAATTACTACCATAATAGGATACCACTTCTTCTGGCACGACAGAACAATATCGCATACTCAGTAATCCTAAATATGCTGGGAATGGTTTTTTAAGTGTAATCTCAAATACAGAGTCGTTTTTTGCTATATAGCGGTCAACATTACTAAGCACCCAGCTGCCTGGAGATGCTATTTGAGGGTCTGTAAGTCTATCAAAGGAATAGACAAAGTCTTTGGATTTTACCGCACGAGTGCTATCGTTATTTTTAAATGCCTCGTGTTTATGAAAGTATACATCATCTCTAAGTATAAAAGAATACGTGAGTGCATCATCAGAAATTGTCCACGATTTTGCAATATCTGGAACAACATTGAGATTATTATCAAGCTGTACTAAACCATTAAAAAGCTGATTAACGGGCCATATAATTGATGGGTTTCTAGCAAATGCAGGGTCTAACGTAGAGATTTGGTACTGTTCATTGTAGCGAAAAACGAGGTGGTCACGGTTATCATCTTTAGATGAATCGCAAGATAGGATTACTAACAAAGTGATAAATGAAATCCCAAGTTTTATTGCTTTAGTTTGAAAACGCATCAATTTTAAAAGGCAAATATTTATAGTTATTTTTGCGCACCTTTTTAAAGACGCTACATCACACAAATATAACTCAATGTCTACTACTAAGAAAGTCGCATTTTATACACTAGGCTGCAAGCTTAACTTTTCTGAAACTAGTACTATAGCAAGAAGCTTTAGCAAAGAAGGTTTTGATAAGGTTGAGTTTACAGATATAGCAGACATTTATGTTATTAATACCTGTAGTGTTACAGAAAATGCAGACAAGCGTTTTATGTCTATTGTAAAACAAGCTCAAAAGATTAACCCAGAGGCTTTAACAGTTGCTGTAGGGTGCTATGCGCAACTTAAGCCAGAAGAACTTGCTGCGGTAGATGGGGTAGATTTAGTTCTTGGTGCTACAGAAAAATTTAATGTAACAAGTTATATTAATGATTTGCTGGACAACCCAGATAGATCAAGTAGTAATGGAGGTGAAGTTCATGCTTGTGAAATACAGGAAGCAGATTTTTATGTAAGTTCTTATTCTATTGGAGATAGAACACGTGCTTTTTTAAAAGTACAAGATGGTTGCGATTACAAGTGTACCTATTGTACGATCCCACTTGCTAGAGGAATATCCCGGAGTGATACACTACAGAATGTTTTAGACAATGCTGCAAATATTGCTTCCCAAGACATCAAAGAAATAGTTTTAACGGGAGTTAATATAGGTGACTACGGAAAAGGTGAATTTGGTAATAAAAAGCATGAACATACATTTTTAGAATTAGTGCAAGCTTTAGATAAGGTTGAAGGAATAGAAAGACTTCGTATTTCGTCGATTGAACCAAATCTTCTTAAAAATGAAACAATAGAGGTGGTATCTCAGTCGAGAGCTTTTGTTCCGCATTTTCATATTCCACTTCAAAGCGGTAGTAATAAAATCTTAGGATTAATGCGCCGTCGGTATCAGCGAGAATTATACGTAGACCGTGTTGCAAAAATTAAAGAAGTCATGCCACATGCCTGTATAGGTGTAGATGTGATTGTAGGTTTTCCAGGTGAAACAGACGATGATTTTATTGAAACCTACAACTTTTTAAATTTGCTGGATATTTCATATTTACACGTTTTTACGTATTCAGAGCGTGATAATACGACCGCTGCCTCAATGGATGGTGTAGTACCTAAAAAGGTAAGGAGTAAACGTAGCAAGATGCTTCGTGGGCTTTCTGCAAAAATGAGAAGAGCCTTTTATGAGTCTCAACTAAAAACAAAACGAACAGTGCTTTTTGAGAACGAAAACAAAGCGGGATATATCCATGGATTTACAGAGAACTATGTAAAAGTAAAGTTTCCATGGAATCCAGAACTCATTAATCAATTACATGAAGTTGAGCTTACCTCCATTGATGAAGATGGGTTAGTACGTATTGAGTTTTTAGAGATATATGTATGAGGTTACGCTTTCGCGAAAGCGTAATATTTAAGAATCTTCTTTTAAAATACTCAGAAACTTAGTTTTCTTAATTTCTGGCCACTCATTTTTTAAGATAGAATAGCAGCAAGAATTACGCCTTCTTCCATTTTTTGTAATGATGTCTTTACGTAAAATACCCTCTAGGGTTGCGCCTAATTTTTCTACAGCCTTACGACTTTGTTCATTCCGTTCGTCAATACGGAATTCTACACGCTCATAGCCTAGCTTGTCAAAGGCATATCTAAGCATTAAATATTTGATATGTAAATTAAGGCCTGTACCTCTAAAGTCTTTACCAAGCCACGTCCAGCCTATATGCACGACTTTATTAACCTTATCAATATTCCCAAAACGAGTACTACCTGCAAAGCGACATAATTTTTTATCAAAGATGATAAAAGGCAATGCTGTGTTTGAATCACGCCTAGCGATTGCGTCTTTGATGTAGTTCTTTAATTTTGAAGGGGTAGAGATATCTGAACCTCCGTACGCATTGAGATCTACTTCTTTTGAAAGCGGCTTTAAGTCTTGATAGTGATAGCTTTCTAAAGCAAGAAGCTTAGCTCTTTTGTTTTCTAACGTCTTAATTTTCATAAAAAAATGTGTCGTATTTAAAAGTACGACACATTTATGAGATGATTTAGACAGATATTGTTATTAAAGTCCTAAAATCTTAGCGTCTACTCTAAAATTAGTATAAATATTTATAACATGATCCTCTTCAATGGTTTGATCTGTAACAGATTGAGTGCGTAATGTGTAAGAATCTTTGAGAATATATTCTCTAAGTTCAACATTTTCAACATCAAGATCTAGAGTCTGAGAACCATCTTCTTGAATTCCTGATTTTGAAGCAATCAAAATTTCCTCAAGTCCATCTGCATTGATATAAATAAAGATTTCATTTAGAAAATCAAAATCTCCTGTTGTAGGTGATTGAATGGTAAGTGTGAGATCTCTTAATTTAACACTCTCTACAAGATCTGCATTAGTATCGTTATTTTCAAATTCTTGCTGGGAGTTTGTAGTAACCTCAGGAGTAACGAATTCAAATGGCGTTCCTAGAATAGAGGAGGCCGGAATAGTGTATTCTGTATTATAGTCTATATTAAACTTTGTAAGATCATCGAGCTTATCACAGCATACAATCGTTAGAAAAAGTGCCGCAAGGGCAAGGGTCTTTTTAATCATAATTATGGGGTTTTGTGCACAATATTAACGAAATTTGAATTAATCTAGTTTTTGAATGCATCAGATTTAACATATGATAAACAATAGTAAAGAAGAAATATTGTCTCGACTTGCCGAAAGCTGTAAGAATACATTGATGGAGACTCTGGATATTGAATATATTGATTTTGGCGAAGACTATTTAGTGGCTCAAATGCCTGTAAATTCTAGAGTGCATCAGCCAGATGGTGTCTTGCATGGAGGCGCTATGGTCGCGCTAGCAGAAAGTGTTGGCAGCGCAGCAAGTTTTATGTTTCTTGACCAAGAAAGTACCATACGCGGTATTGAAATTTCTGCAAATCATGTAAAAAGTAAAAAGGACGGAATGGTGTATGCCAAAGCTACATTTATTCACAAAGGACGCACCACTCAGTTATGGAATATTGATGTCGTAGATGAAAATGATGCGCTTATATCAAAGGTCAAGTTAACCACAATTGCTTTACCTAGAAGGTAATGGAGAGAGAGACTTTTTTTGCTTCACTTCAAATACAGTTTAATAATGCGTTACCATTTGTAGTATATCGCAAACCTAACACTAAAACGATTACTGCTTTTTTACAGGAAGATAATACGCTTTATGAAGTAACAGACTTTACAGAGAGCGGTTTTGTATTTGCACCTTTTGATGCATCACATGCAAAAACGATAATCATACCGTCAGATCACTCTAAAGTTCTCATCTCAGAAAGTTTTGAGAATGCTATCAAAATCGATTCGGAGAAAGCTTCAGAAAATTTAGTTATTACAGATGATGATTACCATCAACATACTTCCTTAGTATCAAAAGCTATAGATCAAATTTCTCAAGGTAAAATGTATAAGGTTGTGCTTTCGCGAAAGCAAAATATCCCGCACTCTTATGAGTCTCCATTGAAAATATTAAGAAGATTATTATCAACATATTCCTCAGCGTTTGTGTATTGTTGGTATCATCCTAAGGTAGGTCTATGGCTAGGAGCTACTCCAGAAACGTTACTATCGATCCAAAACCGAAAGTTGCATACGATGTCACTAGCGGGTACTCAAAAATTTAATGGAACAGAAGATGTCTTTTGGGGTTCTAAAGAAAATAAAGAGCAACAATTTGTAACAGATGCAATTGTAAAAAACCTAAGTCCATTTG from Dokdonia sp. Hel_I_53 carries:
- a CDS encoding GNAT family N-acetyltransferase, which codes for MKIKTLENKRAKLLALESYHYQDLKPLSKEVDLNAYGGSDISTPSKLKNYIKDAIARRDSNTALPFIIFDKKLCRFAGSTRFGNIDKVNKVVHIGWTWLGKDFRGTGLNLHIKYLMLRYAFDKLGYERVEFRIDERNEQSRKAVEKLGATLEGILRKDIITKNGRRRNSCCYSILKNEWPEIKKTKFLSILKEDS
- the mtaB gene encoding tRNA (N(6)-L-threonylcarbamoyladenosine(37)-C(2))-methylthiotransferase MtaB, which produces MSTTKKVAFYTLGCKLNFSETSTIARSFSKEGFDKVEFTDIADIYVINTCSVTENADKRFMSIVKQAQKINPEALTVAVGCYAQLKPEELAAVDGVDLVLGATEKFNVTSYINDLLDNPDRSSSNGGEVHACEIQEADFYVSSYSIGDRTRAFLKVQDGCDYKCTYCTIPLARGISRSDTLQNVLDNAANIASQDIKEIVLTGVNIGDYGKGEFGNKKHEHTFLELVQALDKVEGIERLRISSIEPNLLKNETIEVVSQSRAFVPHFHIPLQSGSNKILGLMRRRYQRELYVDRVAKIKEVMPHACIGVDVIVGFPGETDDDFIETYNFLNLLDISYLHVFTYSERDNTTAASMDGVVPKKVRSKRSKMLRGLSAKMRRAFYESQLKTKRTVLFENENKAGYIHGFTENYVKVKFPWNPELINQLHEVELTSIDEDGLVRIEFLEIYV
- a CDS encoding chorismate-binding protein, producing MERETFFASLQIQFNNALPFVVYRKPNTKTITAFLQEDNTLYEVTDFTESGFVFAPFDASHAKTIIIPSDHSKVLISESFENAIKIDSEKASENLVITDDDYHQHTSLVSKAIDQISQGKMYKVVLSRKQNIPHSYESPLKILRRLLSTYSSAFVYCWYHPKVGLWLGATPETLLSIQNRKLHTMSLAGTQKFNGTEDVFWGSKENKEQQFVTDAIVKNLSPFVTNLNVSNAITHRAGDLLHIKTSIDATIDQVKIPLIKIITALHPTPAVCGLPREKAKEFILKNEHYERTFYTGYLGELNIKSKKKRARTTRNIENQVYAAVKKSTHLFVNLRCMEIDATGAQLYVGGGITEDSIPEDEWKETVNKLSTITAALK
- a CDS encoding PaaI family thioesterase, giving the protein MINNSKEEILSRLAESCKNTLMETLDIEYIDFGEDYLVAQMPVNSRVHQPDGVLHGGAMVALAESVGSAASFMFLDQESTIRGIEISANHVKSKKDGMVYAKATFIHKGRTTQLWNIDVVDENDALISKVKLTTIALPRR